GGTATAGCCCAGCGCTATGATAGCATAGACACTGCCAAGACTGATACCATTGATCAGATACGAAACAAAACTCATAAGTACACCTCTTCATTTTTAAGACTGATTGCATATATTTCCCGCAGCGCAATGCACTGCTAATGCTCATTATAGCATACCTGTTACGGCACAGGCAAGAACGCCCGGGAAAGTCCGCAGGAATCTTCGCTATGTAAAAAGGTACAGTGCGGTGAAACACTGTACCCCTCTGTACTTTTCTATAAACGATTACATGGCAGCGTATGCGCCGTCTGTGATCTTAACAGCCTTCGGCGCTTTGTTCGGTTCGCCGTCAGCGCCCCATGTCATGCCTACGCCTGTCAGACCATCAATCGTGATCTCTGTCATGGATACTTTCAGTGCCTCACAAATATCGGAAGCGCTCATGTCAGGCGTCGCGCCTGCTTTTTCAAGCGCTGCTTTCAGTGCATAAATGCCGTCATAGGCATCTGCTGCGAACTGGTTCGGAATGTCACCGTAAGCGTCCTGATATGCCGTTACGAAATTCTGTGTCAGTTCATCTTCCGCATCTGCCGCAAACGGTGTCAGAAGCATCACGCCCTCTGCAAGAGACGTATCAAAATCCTCTACTGCAAGAATACCGTCCAGACCGTCACAGCCAAAGAAGATCGGTGCATATCCCATCTTATCTGCCTGACCTAAAATGATAGAAGCCTCAGTATAATAAATAGGAAGGAATACAAGCTCAGCGCCGGCATCTTTTGCTTTCTGAAGCTGCACGGAAAAATCTGTGCTGCTGTCTGCGGTAAACGCCTCCGCGGATACGATCTCAAGACCCTGGTTGGGAGCTTCTGATGCAAATGTCTGATAAATACCGGAAGAATATACGTCGGAACTGTTGTAGATAACCGCTACCTTTGTCGCCAGCTTATTCTCGCCGATGTACTGCGCGGATGCGCTTCCCTGGTTCGGGTCGGAGAAACATACGCGGAATGCGTTGTCATACTGGATACTCTCCACCGCGGACCCTGAAGGTGTAAGCTGGAACAGATTATCCTCATGGGACTTCTCAACGACTGCGGTACAAGGTGTACTCGTTACCGTACCAAGCAGCATCTGCATATCCCAGTCTTTCAATGTGTTGTAAGCGTTGACTGCCTTCTCTGCGTCATGCTCATCATCCTGGAAATTGAACTCGATCATGGCGCCGTTCACGCCGCCTGCCGCATTGATCTCATCGACTGCCAGCTGAGCCGCATTTTTTACTGCCTGACCGTATACTGCTGCCGCACCAGTCACAGGGCCGATCCCACCGATCCGGAACGCTGCACCGTCAGATGCCCCTGCGCTCTCTCCTTCCGCTGCATTTTCTGTCGCCGTACTCTCCGGCGTCGTGTTGTCTGTTGTAGAATCAGAAGCTGCAGTCCCTCCGCAGCCTGCCAGGGTAGCTGCCACCATAGCTGATGCTACAACAATGCTGAACATTTTTTTCATAATCTCTTCTCCTCCATTCTGCATTGCGAATTATATGCACAAAAAGATTCAGTGGATCACCATTGAACCTTTTTACAGCTAAACGTATCATAAATACTTTTTTTACATTTGTCAACGTTTTTTTTCGTCCAAACGCTTAAGCACACGGAACACATCATCGTTATTGCCCATCACAATCAGATGATCACCGTCTGCAAACCGATAATCCGGATGGATCACAAAGTCCGTAAATTCTCCTTTTTTAATCCCTAAAATATTCACATGATATTTGGGTCGGATGTCCAGCTCCCGCACGGTTCTGCCGATCCATTCCGGCAGAGGAACCGTCTCGTAGATCGAGCATTCCCGGCTCAGCTCAATATAGTCAAACACGTGGCTCGCACTGCAGCGGTTGGCCAGCCGTTCCGCTATGTCACGGTCCGGGTAGATGACCTCGTCGGCGCCGTTTCGCAGCAGGAATTTCGACTGAATGTCCCTGACTGCCTTACTGATCACATATTTGGCGCCCATCTCTTTTAACTGACTCGTGATCTCCAGACTGCTCTGGAAATTCTCTCCGACACAGACAAAACAATAATCAAAATTGTCCACACCCAATGTCTTTAATACGTCCACTTTCGTACAGTCGCCGATCTTGGCGCTCGTCACGACCGAAAGCACTTCCTCCAGCGCCTCCTCCCGTTCGTCCACGACCATGATCTGATTGCCCAGCTCCGCCATCTTTCTGCACAGATGATAACCGAAATTTCCCATCCCGATAATTAAAACCGCTTTCATTTGTCCGCCCTTTCCATTGCTCATTACTTATTTGTCATATCCCTGTATCAATACAAACTGTCTGCCTTTTTGACACATCTCCTACCCTACCGTGATCTTCCCCAGCGGATACTGTACCGGTTCCGTCTTCTTTTTCTGCATGAACGACAGGGCAAATGTCATGCTGCCGATCCTGCCGCAGTACATGAGAAATGTGATGATACATTTGGAGACGGCGCTCAGATCCCGGGTAATGCCGGTCGTCATACCTACAGTTCCGATGGCAGAACAGATTTCAAACGCCACATTGTCCATTGAAAGTTCCGGCTGGATGCCGCAGATGATCACCCCTGCCGTCAACGCCATCAGCAGATTGATCACGAGAACCATACTGGATTTTTTGATGATCTCGTCCGGAATCCGCCGTCCGAAGATACTGCACCCGTTCTTGCTGCAAAGACTGTTCCATGTATACATAATCAACACCACAACCGTCGTCGTCTTGATACCGCCCGCTGTGGAACCGGGGCTGCCGCCGATAAACATCAGGATCATCGTCAGCAGTTTACTGCCGTTGGAGAGCGCCCCCGTATCGACCGTATTAAACCCGGCTGTCCTGGCTGTGGCAGAGCTGAACATAGCCGCCAGAGCCTGTCCCATTGGAGAGAGGTCCGCAAATAAGGTCCGCCGCTCAAAGAGCCAGAATAAAAAGGCGCTGCCAAATAATAACGTGGCGGTCGTCAGCAGTACGATCTTCGTATGAAGCATATATTTTTTTACATGCAAGCCATGTTCATATATGTCCTGCCAGACGATAAAGCCAATGCCGCCCACGACGATGAGCGCCATAATTACAAGATTCACGAGCGGGTCCTGCACATATTCCACGAGGGAAGAATAGGCCTCCTTCTCGCCCATCAGGTCAAATCCGCCGTTGCAAAATGCCGATACCGCATGGAAAACGCCATAGTAACAGCCTTTCCAAAACCCCATCTGCGGAATAAAGCGAATGCTGAGCAGCAACGCCCCGACCCCCTCGATCAGGAGCGTTCCTTTCACAATCAGCTTCGTCAGTCTGACAACCCCCGCAAGCTGCAGCGTATTGATGCTCTCCTGGAGCAGTTCCCGTTCCCGCAGGCTGATCTTTCTTCTGATATAAATCGAAAAGAACACGCCGATCGTCATAAACCCGAGACCACCGGTCTGGATCAGCCCCAGAATCACAAGTTGTCCAAAGAGTGTCCAGTTGCGAAACGTATCCGCCACGACCAGACCTGTCACACAGGTCGCGCTCGTCGCCGTAAACAGGGCGTCCAGCGGCTTTGCTGCTTCTCCCCTGGAAGAGATCGGCAGCATAAGCAGCAGCGTTCCGATTACAATGATGATAAAAAATCCCAGGGCAATCAACTGAATCTGCGACAGCCCGTTTCTATATTTCCGTTTCATGTCTCCGTTCCTATACGACCCCGATCGACTCCAGAATGCCGTAGGCTATCGCTTCCGCGATCGCCTCAAATTCCAGATCAAACAGAGCGTTATCTGCATCTGTATTAATAAAACCCACTTCCACAAGCACGGCCGGCATCTGCGTGCTGTTGAGCACGATCAGATTCGGTCGTTCCGTCACGCCGATATTGCGAAATCCCAGATAGGAGAGCTGCCGGTTGACATTGCGCGCGATCGTCGCCGCGATCCCATAATCCGAATATACAAGAGACTCCACACCCGAGTATGTGTTCGGATAAGGACTGGAATTTCGGTGAATCGAAATAAAATAATCGGCGCCCGCCAGATTCCCCTCCTGCGCTTTCCGGTAAGGGGTCTCATACACATCTTCCGTACGGGTATATATTACATTAATTCCCGCATTTTGTAAA
The sequence above is a segment of the Lachnospiraceae bacterium JLR.KK008 genome. Coding sequences within it:
- a CDS encoding ABC transporter substrate-binding protein, whose product is MKKMFSIVVASAMVAATLAGCGGTAASDSTTDNTTPESTATENAAEGESAGASDGAAFRIGGIGPVTGAAAVYGQAVKNAAQLAVDEINAAGGVNGAMIEFNFQDDEHDAEKAVNAYNTLKDWDMQMLLGTVTSTPCTAVVEKSHEDNLFQLTPSGSAVESIQYDNAFRVCFSDPNQGSASAQYIGENKLATKVAVIYNSSDVYSSGIYQTFASEAPNQGLEIVSAEAFTADSSTDFSVQLQKAKDAGAELVFLPIYYTEASIILGQADKMGYAPIFFGCDGLDGILAVEDFDTSLAEGVMLLTPFAADAEDELTQNFVTAYQDAYGDIPNQFAADAYDGIYALKAALEKAGATPDMSASDICEALKVSMTEITIDGLTGVGMTWGADGEPNKAPKAVKITDGAYAAM
- a CDS encoding TrkA family potassium uptake protein; protein product: MKAVLIIGMGNFGYHLCRKMAELGNQIMVVDEREEALEEVLSVVTSAKIGDCTKVDVLKTLGVDNFDYCFVCVGENFQSSLEITSQLKEMGAKYVISKAVRDIQSKFLLRNGADEVIYPDRDIAERLANRCSASHVFDYIELSRECSIYETVPLPEWIGRTVRELDIRPKYHVNILGIKKGEFTDFVIHPDYRFADGDHLIVMGNNDDVFRVLKRLDEKKR
- a CDS encoding TrkH family potassium uptake protein; protein product: MKRKYRNGLSQIQLIALGFFIIIVIGTLLLMLPISSRGEAAKPLDALFTATSATCVTGLVVADTFRNWTLFGQLVILGLIQTGGLGFMTIGVFFSIYIRRKISLRERELLQESINTLQLAGVVRLTKLIVKGTLLIEGVGALLLSIRFIPQMGFWKGCYYGVFHAVSAFCNGGFDLMGEKEAYSSLVEYVQDPLVNLVIMALIVVGGIGFIVWQDIYEHGLHVKKYMLHTKIVLLTTATLLFGSAFLFWLFERRTLFADLSPMGQALAAMFSSATARTAGFNTVDTGALSNGSKLLTMILMFIGGSPGSTAGGIKTTTVVVLIMYTWNSLCSKNGCSIFGRRIPDEIIKKSSMVLVINLLMALTAGVIICGIQPELSMDNVAFEICSAIGTVGMTTGITRDLSAVSKCIITFLMYCGRIGSMTFALSFMQKKKTEPVQYPLGKITVG
- a CDS encoding N-acetylmuramoyl-L-alanine amidase, which encodes MAYYTIVLDAGHGGSDFGAVYEGRYEKDDTLALTLAVGNILQNAGINVIYTRTEDVYETPYRKAQEGNLAGADYFISIHRNSSPYPNTYSGVESLVYSDYGIAATIARNVNRQLSYLGFRNIGVTERPNLIVLNSTQMPAVLVEVGFINTDADNALFDLEFEAIAEAIAYGILESIGVV